aacagttgATTTTATTGAGGGCCTTTTCTGCAGTAGCACACTGCTAATGACACAGTTCTATTCTTGTATTGATTTTTGTAAATGTGTATGTTTAACAAGCACCAAATTGTTGGTGGGGAAAATCAATATTAATGCTCCTATAGTAACATGTAACACTATGTTTAAGTGATAAAACTGAACGTGGTTCATATTCAATCAGACATTTTTCTAGCTATTAAGCTGCTACGTGGGTTTATTTATGTAGAAGGTGAGAAACCTTTgggttatttgtgtgtttgtgtttggaagCAGGCAGCTCCACTAGCACCCAGTAGGTGACACCATTAGAAGCCAGTGGAAGGGTTTGGTTCTGGGTTTTTAGCTTATGTTGCCAGACTGACAATCAAACTGGATGAAAATCTTTGTGAACCTGCTTTGACAAAGCATCTGGGTTCATAATGCTCTGTCCACAGTCTAGCCACAGGCCACCTGGCCGTCATCTGACTGTGCTCAGAATAGGATGTGGATCAGAGGGCGCCTTCAGTTAGTTTGATCATCTCTCTGACGAAAGTCTAAATGACTTTAGATCAGTCTGAAACACTTCCTACCTTTTACAGAGTATTCGTTTGAGTTGATTTAGCTTTTATTGTTGTATGTGTCTGTTGCTTCAGCTTTTAGCTTTCACTAAGCAGAATGACCTCCACGAGGAGACACGGGAGGACGGATCCTTTCAGCCTCACCCGCCTTTCTGTCGTTCCGCTCCACATCGATGCAGAACACGGGaatcctctctctcttcacgtCGTCGTCATAGAAATCGATGTACGGGATGGTGATGTTCCAGGCCGAGAGGTTCCGCGGCGTGCTGGGGGTGGAAGCTGCCTCCATGGGGGAGTCGTCCTCCAGCACCATCATGGCTTCCTCCACCTTGAATGGAAGGAAGTGAGAGAGGTCAAAGACCACGTAGAGAGAGCTTTCTTTGAACAAATGGCATTGTTgctcatttaattaaaatgtgtcgGTTTGTCCCATTTTTGTGTTTACTTGGGTAACTTAATAAAAACAGCATGAAGTTGCTTCATGCAGGAAAGTTACAGCTACACGTAGCACCAGGTCCAAGCTTTGTAAATATCCTGCAGAGACCAAACTAAGAGTCAGACTGGGTCAGGTCATTTAATTTCTCTCAAACTGAGCAGATGTGAGTTTCGATCTAGTTCCTTTGTTGTGCAGACAAACACTGCTGaaactttttaaatgaattttacTTTGGCCTGATGTAACCGCAcagcaaagaaagaaaggaatTTGATGAAAATATTAGACTGAACAAACCAGATAAAGCTAAAGTGGACAATAAACTGTATTTGACTGTGCCTAAAGGATGTTTTGTCAAACTAAGAAAAGAAGGTAATTAGACTCGGGAAATGAGGTTAAACTAGATGAACAGCTCTTTCTGGGAAATATCCTGGGAATCCAGGCAACAGTGATCACAGATCGCAAACCTGTGATCTCATAAAGTGGAATGCTTGGGGTTGTACACATGGGACACAGATTCAGCTACTGCGTGGCTCCATTTCTTTACTCACTAATGCCCCCAGGTGGTAATTAATGTGACAGTGTAGAAGAGGGTGTTGGTTTTAATTCTTCCTTTTTGCAGTAGCTTAAATAATTAAAGGAcaaatttaattgtttttttttttggtgtgaTATTCTATTAGATGAAACAAGTGAAAATGAGTAATGAACCCTTCTGATGCAGACCATTTGGTTTGTGTTCACATCTAGACAAAAGATTCTGCTTCCTGTGGATCAGCTTTACCATAtcgtcctctccctccaccaAACCATAGGATGGCAGCATGGCTCCCTCCATAGTAGTGCTCTTGAACACTCCTTTGATCTTGCTGCCAATACGGCTGATCCCAAAGGACTCGCCGCGCTTTGATGTGCTCCTGCAGgccagacagacaaagagatcATCAGGCGATGAACAGCGGGAGAGATGTGCATGGCTTCAGCAAAGCGCACGCAGCTTGAGATAAGTGacacggaggaaaaaaaaaatcgattaagcagacggggggggggggggggggggggggggggggggggggcagtactGTATTGGAATTATGACTGCACTTGGGAGAAGGAAGCCAAGGTAGCCAAACCAAAAGCCAACGTATCACGTCACAGCCGTCTTACAATGAAATGCCCGGGCTGTGGGTGAAGCACTGCATGAGCAAACACAGGCATTTCAGTAGCATTTGAATGGTTACAAGAATGCATGATCTGTGACAACATGGGTGCTCTGTGCCCGTTAGAGTACAAATATATACACGATAGGCTTTATACACAACAAGCTAAACACGGAAAACTCCAAGAGTTGAGAAAGCCAAGAAAGAGACGCAGATGAAGGAGGGgaacaacacaaagaaaaagacGTCATGCATCCATCTCACCATGCAGGTGTCTGGTTGGGACTGGGGTCACGTGGGGGGGGCATGAAATTACACTGAGCGCCCTGCGATACACTGATGGACCCTGACTTACTTGGGTGATGAGTGACGGTGGGATAGCGAGCCGTATGGGAAGGTGGTGAACGTGGACTGGGCATGGAGGGAGCTATAGGATGCAGGTGACGAGCTGCCAGAGGCGGTGAACAGTGAGGATGGGGACTCGGGGCTCCAGTCCCAGGAACTATAAGCAGAACAGGGTCACGTCCCCATaggcgagaggagggagaggaccGTGGTTCACACCGGGGCAGGCAGTATGGAGGTTACAGTATTAGAGTGGACAGACAGTCACATAGATGGAGTAACGGGCGGATGGACGAGCAGCGTGGAGAGGGTTTGCTGAATCTGACATGGCGACGGTTTAGGCTCATACGCTTTCCGAATAGATATTCTACTATTTACCACTGATTTAAGTGGCAACACTACAGCTGCTTTCAAAACTGCTCTTATCCCGTGTTCTGATAAACAAGAAAACAGGACTTTTTTGAAGTCTGAACCTTaaaaaaatgattattattagaaattatttatttagcatcaTAACGAATGATTAATTCGATCATAGTATTAACGTTGACATCTGAGTTACAGAGTTTAACTGATTAAAGTCACTTTTTTCCTGTCAAGggtcatttaaataaataatattaaataaaattagcGGCTTAACGTTTAATCAGGTTGTTTTCGACCTGATGCCCCGACTGCAGCTGGCCACGGGCCCGGTGACTTTGTTAAAAAGGCAGCACATGTTCCTGTGGGGACCAGTCAGGCAGAAATGAACTGTCTTTTGTATCTTGCGTGCAGCAGCACTGCTCAGGCAGCCACTATTTCAATCAGCAGACTAATGCCGCATACTCACCGAATGTCATCCAGACTGTGGCTATTTCTGGAACAATATGCGAAAAGGAGTTAGTGGCAGGGCCTGGTGGCCACATACACACCACACCCCGTCATAGAACACATAACAGACAACGGTGGGATTCCAGGTCTTTGTCATGTGGCACAGAAAAGCAACTTTGTAGCCAACTTCCAGCTTATTTTAGATGAACTTGAGTTTCTATTTGATGTATGGAGCCACTGGCCACTGAGATGCATTTGACTATGACTAAACTATAAAATTTCTAAAAGCTTAAGGAACTTAACCATTTAATGGTCAGCTGTGCATATTTTAGGTCAATTTTGttcgacacaaacacaaatggtgTAAAACGTACCTGCTCATCTTGGAATTCCTTGCAGGAGATTCAGCCCCTCTCAGAAGCTGTCGGAAGTACTGGACATGGAAGGCAAAGCAAATGCACAATTCACGTCCATCGAACGCTGCATATGTTAGTGTGGAGTAAATAAGCCACATAAGGAAATATGAACTCTTTACGCTTTAACAAACGACTGGCGAGTTTGAACTGTTTGGGTTTAATTTTGGACATTTCATCCAGTATTAATCTCCACACACAAGCAGTTCACAGTGCCCTGCTGTGGACAAAGGCTGAGCACTGTCCACCCAGCCGTAGTCAATACAACAGTCTCTGAGGGGTGAAATCGGGCTTGTCAGTTTTGGCATAATGCCAGCGGAGGGTTATTGGTCAGCAGCGCGTCTGGTATTGATGACGCAGACACGAGTGGTTGCGATCGGAAGGGGGCGGGCCAACGTTTGGGAGGATAATAATCATTCTGAGCAAATATCATGAACAGATACACACCTCATCACTGTGACAGAACATGGGGGTGAACACGTTCTCCAAGAGGGACAGGACGTGCTCGTAGGCTTCAAACAGACACCTCATGGTCTGCAGCTTCACCACCTCTGCATACGGGCCCTCTGCAACTGGGCAGTCAAACACAGCACATGCCTTTTAGTAGCACATGCTACATGTAAGCGTTGGAAAAGCTTTGATCATTCTGGGACACGGCTGTCACATACTGTTACGTATTTCCTCCACTATAAATGGATCAAAGCGGATTTTATCGACGCTCTCATCCAAACAGTAGGTCTCGTAGATCTTCTTCACCTCTTCATGAAGCATCATCTTCTCTGAGTCAGACAGCTCTGGGCACAGTATCCTATCATTGAATTCCTCTGAGAAGTTAATAGAGTCAGACGCATTAGTCTCGTCGGGTAAGACGCACAAATAGGAAATGACTCGCAAACCTTTGACTGGCGAAAATATAGATATTCATCAGGGTCTTAGAGGGGAGAGAAGGATCATCAGCGCTTTCCCATTTCAGGTAATTAAACGAAAAGAAAAAGTCTATGGCACCTACTTCAACCAAGTTAGTTCAAAAGAGTGTTACAAGATTAAACTCCCAGTGAAAAAGCAAGTCGTTAGCAAGAAGCAAGAAGTTTGAATTATTTCCACCAGCCTGGAAGACTGAGAGCTGATTTCCTTCATTATCTGAAGGACAGTCAACCACTCACCAACGGCAAGGCAGAACTGAAGCACATGCACGGCCCCCTCCTGCTTCAGGAAGTTCATGAAACGAAAGAGAAGGTCTTGCTGCTCTCTAATTTCCTTCAACTCCAGTTTTAGCACCTGAGCAGTAAAAGAGAGCAGAAAGTAGCAAAGTTAGTAAAGATGGTGCTGAATGTGCTCCTCTAGCTTATTGTGATGGTCAATAGGATCTGATATATGGAGCAAAAAGCAAAGGGGGGTATTTGAGTTAGCaatctgagctgtgtgtgtgaatctgtaTGACAGCGTATTGCTCTGGAGCCAAGGACAAACATACAGAGGGTTTTTTGTTGCGAGTATCCGAATACTTGTGCAGGAAAGGAACCAGTGCTGATGTTTGCTCTGCATCTTCTTCAGGCTGAAACGTGCATAGAAAGCAGTAGTTAGTTCACTTGTAAATCAAATAGGAAGCAAATTGCAGCGTACATCGTTGTATAGCATACGTACAGGAGAGTTGTTGATGAAAATCAGAATTAAATGATTTACTGTGTCCTGAAAGAAAAATCACAGTGAGTTCACATGCTTTGCCTTTAAAAATCATTCCATTAGATTCTCTTGTTTAGGGCCAATAACATGTAAATGTAGCATGGTTTCATGATTATATATTGTATAAGTACAGGGTTTTGCATTCAGAAAATCAGCCTTAAATGTGTCTACACTCACAGGATCAGCCAAGTAATCCATTGAAGGAAGGAAGACAGAACCAGCCAAGACCTCTTTTATCAGGAGAGTAAGAGATCTGAGAGGAGCGAAGGGAAAAGGCAGCAGGAAACAAGGAAGTGAAAGGGTGAAGAATGATCCCTACCTGCGTTTACTGTGTGAGAACGTGAGACGTGCCAGACATCAAGTGCACAGATGTTTCGTGACTCACTCAGATAGATGACAGCGTGGCGGGCTGAATTACACTACCTGCAATCTGTGGCcttgggtgggagaatgtaggGGAAGAGCATCTCAGTCAGCCTCCGGAGGTAGAGAAGCTCGTCCCTGCGACTGCGCAGAGCTATGTGGAGGTCAGGGCCGTATTCTTCCAGGGCAGCTTGTTGAAGACACTCTGTGTTCCTTACTGCGAGGAAGAGCAGGCAGTATTTGCTGGTTGTTTTTTAGATGAAACATAACTACATGATGTACAACGTCTGTTATACCTTTCTGCCTTGCTTTGCTTATTATTTCAATATGCTTCATTGAAGCCTTCAGGAGCTTTTGAGTGATGAGGGCAGCCACGTCCAcctgagataaaaaaaataaaaatagaataatTAGCTTAAATCATTTTTACAAATGACGAGTGAAGACATAAATGGTATAAAGTGTGATTTGCCACCTTCTGCGTTCGGCGAACCAACACAGCGGCAAAGAAACGTAAAGTCACCCTCAGCTCATCCACAAATGCCTCATCGTCCGTGATGTCTCTGCAAAAAAGCACCGCGGAGTCAGATCGAACACGTCGTAGCACGCTGTAAGTTCTAGGTTTGCATCATAGCGTGCAGAAAGTGCAGACAACGGCTCACCTATACCAAGGATACACAAAGTTTTCCAGAACCAGCTCCAATATCTTAACAGAATAgaaatagaaagagaaaaacaaaacggTTGGATAATAACTTGTCTAGTCTCTTTTTCACAGGGCTGTGGGCCATGGTTGCATTACCTCTGACAAAGAAGCATCCACCTTAGAAGGAACTTTCAGATCCAGCCACGGCTGATAGTTTTCCAGCAGCAGGGTCGGTCTATCAACAGATGTCTCACATTGTTGGAAACGATGGGAAagaagaaatctctctcactcCACTAGAGTGCAGCGTCAAATCTTCCATAATTTCATAACAATACCGAATTCACACTGACAACATAACATAATAAGACAACATTGCAACAGCTCTGACATTTACCCAAGTTGTTCTGGTTCAGGATAatacacattatttattatgtattcTATCTTAAGTGAAACAAAGACAGCTGCTGCATCACCCTGTAACCGTGAAACTCACCTGTGCCGTTTACATTTGATTTTTCCACAGACAGCACAGCTGTGGCCCAGTGGAAACAGCTCCTGCTGGTAGGACTGCGAGTGGGAGACAAAAAGGCAGCAAAGAAGGTAGGAGTTGTACTTTGAGCACTCTGGATGCAATAAATAAAACGCTAATAAAGAATCAAACTGCTCGTACTTTATGTTACGACTTTTTAATTCAGGTTTACCCCGTGCACCTTCAGAAACAAACTAAAATGTTATGAAGGTTAAAAGCTAGACACTTTAATTTGTGACTCCTGCTTTCTGACCTACCTTTGTCTTAGGTTTAATGGAGACTAAGATGTTGGGCAGCAAAGACTCGGGCCCCAAGGAGCAGTAGAAAGTAACCACTCCAGCCAGGAAGGACCAAAACACCATGATAATGTGAATATACCTGTCAAAACCAAAGTCGTGCACTGTGATTACTGCGTCAAACCACACGGCTGTCAAGGACAATATGCGTGACGCTGTACTTGTACTACGAGCGTGTACTCGCCTGTtcagcagcacagtggagaggagcagcagcagcagcagaaagcagaaGACTGGATACTGTCGGCCCAGCTCTCTGAGGCGGCCCAGCCGCATCCTGCCCCTCATTCTCTGCAAATAAGCCCTGATGCGGCCCATCTTTGCAGCAGCATATGCGACCGCTGCgtgttactgtaaaataaagagCAGCACGTCAAGCGACCAACACTTGATTACGAGGTAAACACAGGTAAACACATAACTCACAATAACGGGTTTCAAGCTCTATGTAAAGCAGGTTGCACTCATTTGATCTATGAACTCCGGCACTTACTGTCAGGGTTCGGTGCGCGGTTGGAGGCATTTTCACACCATGAATCTGCAGAATATAGTCGCAGGCCGTTTGTTGGACACGCGCGGGGATGCGCGAGCTGCAGCGCAGCTGGACGCGGCGGGATCAGCGGCAACGACAGCCTCGGCTAGCTTAGCGCTCGGCTAAGCTAATGGCTCCGGTCCGTCCGCGGAGGGGCAACGCTCGGAGCCTGGCGCTGGGGACGCGTGATGTCACCTCCGCCGAgctcgcagcagcagccgcggcggcggcgtggaaAGCACTGGTCTCCGTGTTTGAACGAGTCACTCAGTGAATACGACGAATGGCATTTAGCGGACGAGCACGCGGGGCACGCGGCTCTTCCGCACTTTTACCGCGAATAACTGCAGTTGAATTTATGACTTACTAAACtttgcaaaatgaaaacattcaaatctcagtttgatttctccagtaaactacattatacaaataactGTTAAACGTAGATTCAACAACATCAACTTAGTCGTTATAGAGGAAGGAACAGTTACAGTTAAGATTTTAGAGCATTAATGACGTAAATACTACATTTCAAGGTTATAACTGACTTTCACAGATGTCATTCACAAATTATCAAAacggaaaaaaacaaattaaaagtgGAACATCAAAACCGTTATGTTGGCATCAATTAAATAGTTATAAGCCATTAAAGAGACGTACTGACATGTTGAATTAGATCCAGATGTTTGAGACAGCCATCACCACTCAATATTAAAATTATTCCTTTAGAggtttgcttttctttaaaGACATTTTCCCTGTAGTGCTTTGAAAAGTGTCAAAAGGATAAACATTGGTGTTTCAAGGCAAACCAAGCAAAGTGCGGCATTCTTTAAACCAGTTATATTAATAAACTATTCTTTACAAACAGAATCCAAACCATGAAAATGTTACCCAAAGAGTAAGACacgaataaaaatcaaaaactttattacaaaaataagtTACACTCACCTccattttacagtataaaacaatTTATTTGCAGGAATGCAAAAAAAGTTGTTGGCCACCAACAATAGTTTAAAACTGCTAACATCTTTTTTCAAAAGGTGGTTGTTTATGACTTTGAGGGAGTTAACTGTATAGAAAACTGGGATTGAGTAACACAGTTTCCTTTTTGCTATACCTGGAAATAGAAATCATTCACTGCAGTATCCCTTCTACCACTAATCGACTATGATCCCTCACCAAATCCTAGCAGCTAACATTAGGCACACATGCTCACTGGCTGGGCAATATGGCAATTCAGCAATCCGTCAAGATTAACTCAAAAGATCTTCTACATAGTTGCTGTCTTGAGAGCTGGAAAGGGACCATTAAAGGTGGACATGATTAGATTGTTTTACATTATTCTGATGTTGTTTGAAAATGTATCCATATAAAAACCCCACTGGAATAATACAGTGGCACAAAAGGGACACTGCAGggctttatttttgttttttattttttttaaatcaaaggcaGTTGGACGCCTGTGATGCTGAAGCCTTTACAAAAAGTAACATTTTATCCGAAAACTATACAACCAGTAACTACATACGCTGAAGAAGCAAGGCGGCTAATTCAGGTCAAAATAGGATAAAAGCAGGGCTTGTTCAGACTCATCATATGAGATTGATTTGCATGCCCAGTTTGactgtgtcagagctgcagctaaaaTGACTATATTACATTAAGTACATCGCTTTCGCACCACAGCTCTTGTGCATATTTTGTATGAAAACAAGCCCTGCTTTTATCAATATAGTTTCCCTATTTACAGTACAGGCCGGGTAGTTTAGTCCTCTGTACTGAGGTAGTCAACCAACCCTTTAAAAGACAAGTTCTGAAAAGAACCACTTTCCTGGAATGCCTGACTTATCCATGCCAGGTGGGTACACCCTAAAAACCTGCAAATGTTCTCTTTCAAACATCCAGATCAAACAATTAAGATTAACATGGATATTCTGACAGTAAAATTGCAGTTAGCACAAAAATATACACAATAGCATCACGCTCGTTTGAGCCACTTCAAACCTAAGAAATTAAAAGTGCAAATTCttcaataattatttttttttttaaatggcatgTTCAGGGTCAGGGAAGGGGTAGATTGTAAGGGCAATACATAGAGCTCTGCTTATCAGAGCCAGGTAAAAAGGGCCCGGGGTAGGGGGGCTGTTGAGTACTCAGAATCCTCCAGTTCTCATAAAAATGGCagtttcaggaaaaaaaaaataagggggggaggggaacaaaaacaacattggAGGAGGGGAGATGCTTTTTCTGTAAGGCTGGAATATCATTGGACCTTTTGTCGCGCTCTCATTTCAACATCCATTGCAGCTTATGGTGTAACCCCACGCATCAAGTCAGTATCCACTGTGACAGGTCAGGAGCGTCCTCGGCCCCGTTTCCCTGCTAGaccaataataaaagaaaaaggtaTTAATACAAATATGTTAAAGCAGGTGTTCATTTTTGACAGATGTGATAGCATACGTTTGACAACAAAATAAACTGAATCAACTTCAACAGTGAACAGAACTGAACCGAAACAGCAAAGTAAATTTTTTTATTCACTTTCTAACTCAAAGCAGCctgtaaatattgtaaattTACCTCTGCTTGTCCCAGGGCCTCCTCGCTGTGAGAAGCCCAGCCGGCCCCTCGGTGTGACAGCCCCACGGCCTCTGGTCTGACTGGCACCGCCGCGGACTACTCCCCTTGCCCCTCGTGCTCTCCCAGAACCCTGGAAGTCCTCGTAGCCGTAGTATGGGTCATCATAGCCACCTCTGTAGTTGTGATAATCGTATCCATAGTAATCGTAATAGTCTTCATAACCATAATAATCAGGGGGGTAAGAATAACCTCCCCGCCcgcctcttcctctgcctcttgTGGGTAGTGGCATGTGGGGAGGCCCATAGTAATAGTAATCATCATACCTGAAAGTATATGTAAATAAAGCATGACATCCTGTTAAGCTTTAGTCAGCATAGTTTTGGTGAGGTATCTGATGTGCATTAATCACtcttacatttgtgttttagcGGCTTGTCTCTGGGCTTTGCGCTCTTTCCTCTTCTGGTCAGGGGGCTTGGCAAAGACTATTTCAATGTGCTCTCCTTCAAGATCTTTGCCATTGAGATCACTCAACGCCTGTTATATTGATAAAGAACACTGTCACGATAAAACTTTGACATTTACTTGCAATTCATTCAAAGAAGTGTTTTAATCCATACCTTCACAGCACCATCTCGTTCCTCAAAGTGGATAAAGGCATAATCTTTTAGCTTTTTCACCCTCTCCAACTTGCCAAACTGACTAAAGGTCTTTTCAAGTATCTCTTCTGTAACAGTGCTTGCTAAGTTCCTCACAAATAGCACCTTaacctgggaaaaaaaaacaagaggatgttttttttaatagaagAAAATGCATGATGGCTTGCAAGAGCATTTAACTGTACAACACTGATGACCTCTGGGCATATTTGGTACCTTGGCCATAACCTCTGGATCTGGGTCTTCAATGGGATCCGCCCACTCCACAGTGACCACGTTCCCCCACACCTTCACCTTGCCGCTCATCAAGCGACGGCGAGCCTGAGCTGCAGTCTTGTGGTCTTCATACTCTAGGAAGCAAAAGCCTCGATTCTTTTTCTTGTCATCAGGCTGGTGGTACAATATGACATCATTTAGGCCCTCTGTAAAAACAGAAGTGAGAGAGAGCAGGTGGTTGAGAAAATTTA
Above is a window of Betta splendens chromosome 22, fBetSpl5.4, whole genome shotgun sequence DNA encoding:
- the LOC114848816 gene encoding sorting nexin-14-like isoform X1 yields the protein MGRIRAYLQRMRGRMRLGRLRELGRQYPVFCFLLLLLLLSTVLLNRYIHIIMVFWSFLAGVVTFYCSLGPESLLPNILVSIKPKTKSYQQELFPLGHSCAVCGKIKCKRHRPTLLLENYQPWLDLKVPSKVDASLSEILELVLENFVYPWYRDITDDEAFVDELRVTLRFFAAVLVRRTQKVDVAALITQKLLKASMKHIEIISKARQKVRNTECLQQAALEEYGPDLHIALRSRRDELLYLRRLTEMLFPYILPPKATDCRSLTLLIKEVLAGSVFLPSMDYLADPDTVNHLILIFINNSPPEEDAEQTSALVPFLHKYSDTRNKKPSVLKLELKEIREQQDLLFRFMNFLKQEGAVHVLQFCLAVEEFNDRILCPELSDSEKMMLHEEVKKIYETYCLDESVDKIRFDPFIVEEIRNIAEGPYAEVVKLQTMRCLFEAYEHVLSLLENVFTPMFCHSDEYFRQLLRGAESPARNSKMSRNSHSLDDIRSWDWSPESPSSLFTASGSSSPASYSSLHAQSTFTTFPYGSLSHRHSSPKSTSKRGESFGISRIGSKIKGVFKSTTMEGAMLPSYGLVEGEDDMVEEAMMVLEDDSPMEAASTPSTPRNLSAWNITIPYIDFYDDDVKRERIPVFCIDVERNDRKAVGHEMEHWSVYRRYLEFYVLESKLTEFHGSFPDAQLPSKRIIGPKNYEFLTSKREEFQEYLQNLLQHPELSNSQLLADFLSPHSMESQFLDKMLPDVNLGKIIKAVPSKLIKEKGQHLEPFIQSFFNSCESPKPKPSRPELTILSPTSENDKKLFNDLFKNNANRSETTEKRHNQNYFMEMITVEGVYDYLMYVGRVVFHIPDWLHHLLMGGRILFKNTLEAYTDHYLQCKLDKVVQEHRLVSLITLLRDTVFCESSPPLSAQEKQRRAKKTFEEMMNYIPDLLGKCIGEEAKYEGVRLLFDGLQQPVLNKQLTYVLLDIAIQELFPELNKQVQKETSVMAPWM
- the LOC114848816 gene encoding sorting nexin-14-like isoform X2, coding for MGRIRAYLQRMRGRMRLGRLRELGRQYPVFCFLLLLLLLSTVLLNRYIHIIMVFWSFLAGVVTFYCSLGPESLLPNILVSIKPKTKSYQQELFPLGHSCAVCGKIKCKRHRPTLLLENYQPWLDLKVPSKVDASLSEILELVLENFVYPWYRDITDDEAFVDELRVTLRFFAAVLVRRTQKVDVAALITQKLLKASMKHIEIISKARQKVRNTECLQQAALEEYGPDLHIALRSRRDELLYLRRLTEMLFPYILPPKATDCRSLTLLIKEVLAGSVFLPSMDYLADPDTVNHLILIFINNSPPEEDAEQTSALVPFLHKYSDTRNKKPSVLKLELKEIREQQDLLFRFMNFLKQEGAVHVLQFCLAVEEFNDRILCPELSDSEKMMLHEEVKKIYETYCLDESVDKIRFDPFIVEEIRNIAEGPYAEVVKLQTMRCLFEAYEHVLSLLENVFTPMFCHSDEYFRQLLRGAESPARNSKMSRNSHSLDDIRSWDWSPESPSSLFTASGSSSPASYSSLHAQSTFTTFPYGSLSHRHSSPKSTSKRGESFGISRIGSKIKGVFKSTTMEGAMLPSYGLVEGEDDMVEEAMMVLEDDSPMEAASTPSTPRNLSAWNITIPYIDFYDDDVKRERIPVFCIDVERNDRKAVGHEMEHWSVYRRYLEFYVLESKLTEFHGSFPDAQLPSKRIIGPKNYEFLTSKREEFQEYLQNLLQHPELSNSQLLADFLSPHSMESQFLDKMLPDVNLGKIIKAVPSKLIKEKGQHLEPFIQSFFNSCESPKPKPSRPELTILSPTSENDKKLFNDLFKNNANRSETTEKRHNQNYFMEMITVEGVYDYLMYVGRVVFHIPDWLHHLLMGGRILFKNTLEAYTDHYLQCKLDKVVQEHRLVSLITLLRDTVFCESSPPLSAQEKQRRAKKTFEEMMNYIPDLLGKCIGEEAKYEGVRLLFDGLQQPVLNKQLTYVLLDIAIQELFPELNKVQKETSVMAPWM
- the LOC114848816 gene encoding sorting nexin-14-like isoform X3 codes for the protein MGRIRAYLQRMRGRMRLGRLRELGRQYPVFCFLLLLLLLSTVLLNRYIHIIMVFWSFLAGVVTFYCSLGPESLLPNILVSIKPKTKSYQQELFPLGHSCAVCGKIKCKRHRPTLLLENYQPWLDLKVPSKVDASLSEILELVLENFVYPWYRDITDDEAFVDELRVTLRFFAAVLVRRTQKVDVAALITQKLLKASMKHIEIISKARQKVRNTECLQQAALEEYGPDLHIALRSRRDELLYLRRLTEMLFPYILPPKATDCRSLTLLIKEVLAGSVFLPSMDYLADPDTVNHLILIFINNSPPEEDAEQTSALVPFLHKYSDTRNKKPSVLKLELKEIREQQDLLFRFMNFLKQEGAVHVLQFCLAVEEFNDRILCPELSDSEKMMLHEEVKKIYETYCLDESVDKIRFDPFIVEEIRNIAEGPYAEVVKLQTMRCLFEAYEHVLSLLENVFTPMFCHSDEYFRQLLRGAESPARNSKMSSSWDWSPESPSSLFTASGSSSPASYSSLHAQSTFTTFPYGSLSHRHSSPKSTSKRGESFGISRIGSKIKGVFKSTTMEGAMLPSYGLVEGEDDMVEEAMMVLEDDSPMEAASTPSTPRNLSAWNITIPYIDFYDDDVKRERIPVFCIDVERNDRKAVGHEMEHWSVYRRYLEFYVLESKLTEFHGSFPDAQLPSKRIIGPKNYEFLTSKREEFQEYLQNLLQHPELSNSQLLADFLSPHSMESQFLDKMLPDVNLGKIIKAVPSKLIKEKGQHLEPFIQSFFNSCESPKPKPSRPELTILSPTSENDKKLFNDLFKNNANRSETTEKRHNQNYFMEMITVEGVYDYLMYVGRVVFHIPDWLHHLLMGGRILFKNTLEAYTDHYLQCKLDKVVQEHRLVSLITLLRDTVFCESSPPLSAQEKQRRAKKTFEEMMNYIPDLLGKCIGEEAKYEGVRLLFDGLQQPVLNKQLTYVLLDIAIQELFPELNKQVQKETSVMAPWM
- the LOC114848816 gene encoding sorting nexin-14-like isoform X5, producing the protein MGRIRAYLQRMRGRMRLGRLRELGRQYPVFCFLLLLLLLSTVLLNRYIHIIMVFWSFLAGVVTFYCSLGPESLLPNILVSIKPKTKSYQQELFPLGHSCAVCGKIKCKRHRPTLLLENYQPWLDLKVPSKVDASLSEILELVLENFVYPWYRDITDDEAFVDELRVTLRFFAAVLVRRTQKVDVAALITQKLLKASMKHIEIISKARQKVRNTECLQQAALEEYGPDLHIALRSRRDELLYLRRLTEMLFPYILPPKATDCRSLTLLIKEVLAGSVFLPSMDYLADPDTVNHLILIFINNSPPEEDAEQTSALVPFLHKYSDTRNKKPSVLKLELKEIREQQDLLFRFMNFLKQEGAVHVLQFCLAVEEFNDRILCPELSDSEKMMLHEEVKKIYETYCLDESVDKIRFDPFIVEEIRNIAEGPYAEVVKLQTMRCLFEAYEHVLSLLENVFTPMFCHSDEYFRQLLRGAESPARNSKMSRSTSKRGESFGISRIGSKIKGVFKSTTMEGAMLPSYGLVEGEDDMVEEAMMVLEDDSPMEAASTPSTPRNLSAWNITIPYIDFYDDDVKRERIPVFCIDVERNDRKAVGHEMEHWSVYRRYLEFYVLESKLTEFHGSFPDAQLPSKRIIGPKNYEFLTSKREEFQEYLQNLLQHPELSNSQLLADFLSPHSMESQFLDKMLPDVNLGKIIKAVPSKLIKEKGQHLEPFIQSFFNSCESPKPKPSRPELTILSPTSENDKKLFNDLFKNNANRSETTEKRHNQNYFMEMITVEGVYDYLMYVGRVVFHIPDWLHHLLMGGRILFKNTLEAYTDHYLQCKLDKVVQEHRLVSLITLLRDTVFCESSPPLSAQEKQRRAKKTFEEMMNYIPDLLGKCIGEEAKYEGVRLLFDGLQQPVLNKQLTYVLLDIAIQELFPELNKQVQKETSVMAPWM